From the genome of Etheostoma spectabile isolate EspeVRDwgs_2016 chromosome 10, UIUC_Espe_1.0, whole genome shotgun sequence, one region includes:
- the LOC116696819 gene encoding zinc finger protein 540, with amino-acid sequence MSDNLTRGFRTQLTTSMDSVLRRAVFEIMLIFENSLHDHQKELVQKGEEIAHLKIKLQRAELKLKESECGGDREVDMSRFPQTQKEPEHVLTASGQTADVPEIDFEVPDDWCAPLGCETVTKQEESLCPSIRLKKLSIPLWPISIIKQEVVNCAIDDSHQQTKGLRRSLRGSSLNKHMQDRTIPMLSRGTQRSPMRNDMRQLLQDIKQEYTDLTGNTGLGERGRNVPGKEQRNTTKSKTEKRKTAATESQEKEMVKNDGEKRYSCKFCKKVFNTQFGRSVHVRSHKKCQGCKKDCRFPSALQLHKQTCQKLKNLLAKQAQSTTPPKRESCDEENPTAPSKKQLINEKESTPFSSNISKSPIQKGGSTKKHTCVHCNKTFHSCSKLKEHVSVHSGERPFRCDMCSMKFSVNQTLKKHIMRVHKDQMNSRETNKKVASTKPLEETEDDQEDLRSPKKDTSLAINHNNVQKDCRSGWQTMGRRCPDGFSCSLCQKVSKSKYQLIEHFCTHTGEKSVKCERCTAVFRFREQLSLHKKRCHLPMKETKCAKCDKTFYSQVKYNKHVAKCHRVCPNLCKVCGKGFFYKGRLKNHMARYHN; translated from the exons ATGTCTGACAATTTGACAAGAGGGTTTAGGACCCAGCTGACCACAAGCATGGACTCAGTCCTGAGGAGAGCTGTGTTTGAAATAATGCTGATCTTTGAGAACAGCCTACATGACCATCAAAAAGAGCTGGTGCAGAAAGGAGAAGAGATTGCTCAcctcaaaataaaattacagaGAGCAGAGCTCAAGTTGAAAGAAAGTGAGTGTGGAGGTGACAGAGAGGTGGACATGAGTAGATTTCCGCAAACGCAAAAAGAGCCTGAACATGTTCTGACCGCCTCTGGACAAACGGCGGATGTTCCTGAGATTGATTTTGAAG TACCTGACGACTGGTGTGCTCCCCTGGGCTGCGAGACTGTAACTAAGCAAGAAGAAAGCTTGTGTCCGAGCATAAGACTGAAAAAGCTTTCCATTCCACTGTGGCCTATTTCAATCATCAAGCAGGAG GTGGTTAACTGTGCCATTGATGACTCTCATCAGCAAACAAAGGGTCTCAGACGATCCCTGAGAG GTTCCTCattaaacaaacacatgcaggACAGAACCATACCAATGCTCAGCCGAGGAACTCAACGTTCACCAATGAGAAATGACATGAGACAATTGCTCCAGGATATCAAACAGGAATATACTGACCTCACAGGCAATACAGGTCttggagaaagagggagaaatgtACCCGGAAAAGAGCaaagaaatacaacaaagagcaaaacagagaaaagaaaaaccgcAGCAACTGAGTCTCAAGAAAAGGAGATGGTGAAAAATGATGGTGAAAAGAGGTACTCCTGCAAGTTTTGTAAGAAGGTATTTAATACACAGTTTGGCCGAAGTGTGCATGTACGATCACACAAGAAGTGTCAAGGTTGCAAAAAAGACTGCCGTTTTCCAAGTGCTCTTCAGTTGCATAAACAAACTTGCCAAAAGCTCAAGAACTTGTTGGCAAAACAAGCTCAGTCCACTACCCCTCCGAAACGTGAGTCCTGTGATGAAGAAAACCCGACTGCACCAAGCAAAAAACAGCTGATCAATGAGAAGGAAAGTACACCTTTCTCTAGCAACATTAGTAAATCACCTATCCAGAAAGGTGGGTCCACCAAAAAGCACACCTGTGTACACTGCAACAAGACGTTTCATAGCTGTTCCAAGCTGAAAGAGCATGTGAGTGTGCATTCTGGTGAGAGGCCGTTCCGATGCGACATGTGCTCAATGAAATTCTCCGTTAATCAAACACTCAAAAAGCACATAATGAGAGTCCACAAAGACCAAATGAATTCCAGGGAGACAAATAAAAAGGTTGCATCAACCAAGCCTTTAGAGGAGACTGAAGATGATCAAGAGGATTTGAGGTCTCCGAAGAAAGACACAAGTCTAGCAATCAACCATAATAATGTTCAGAAAGATTGCCGTTCAGGATGGCAAACAATGGGCAGACGCTGCCCTGATGGTTTCAGCTGCTCATTGTGCCAGAAGGTGTCAAAAAGCAAATACCAGTTGATTGAACACTTTTGTACCCACACCGGAGAGAAGTCTGTCAAATGTGAGAGGTGTACTGCAGTGTTTCGTTTTCGTGAACAGCTAAGCTTACATAAAAAAAGGTGCCATCTGCCTATGAAAGAGACCAAGTGTGCAAAGTGTGATAAGACGTTCTACTCACAAGTAAAGTACAATAAGCATGTGGCTAAGTGTCACAGGGTCTGTCCTAATCTCTGCAAGGTTTGTGGAAAAGGCTTCTTCTATAAGGGACGCCTTAAAAACCATATGGCACGTTACCATAATTGA
- the LOC116696821 gene encoding zinc finger and SCAN domain-containing protein 5A — protein sequence MSGQRRVYSGNVSHIAPQLSPEANYRIKHQSAVNVGTLSLKQRTMESVRSAFHAQLATVMDSLLAAAVCEIAKIFESSLCEQQAELAQKTEEISILRGKLEKVERRQKAKGGGCEEGEMSSGDREGILRPQTLTGSVLNVGKAMSSHSDPAEGLSQSLSGLKEEVSGQDGASVKHERAGLQPTLGSVAVQVPEGSIAAGDQRQKDTLSATQAKAKLSHWDQGSADHRSLQNQASTPFLSISQSGRCSPRPDPSLAQPGEWLPRLDTTRSRVSGLENLQADGTSCSDPASSSTGTDTPCFRPGFGSDETSNEDDDSSFPFLDQEPENHNSNQNSVQTQGVGHRGARQVQPQAPSSESPWRPRDDRGGRGPINHTRRVTTFVNRDPLRPQSNSQSLTLRHTNSLSPPPAPGGGNGRPYTCPYCTKCFTYPSHQRRHLLRHTGVRLHPCQFCDKSFLTPSELTVHTRTHTGERPFGCAQCGKRFARSGNLRAHQRDVHMGKRPFACTECGKRFAHRGNLRVHNHRVHQGDPYYMDDQQEPDIGPNPI from the exons ATGTCAGGGCAGAGGAGGGTTTACAGTGGTAACGTTAGCCACATCGCCCCTCAACTGTCTCCGGAGGCCAACTATAGAATTAAACATCAATCAGCTGTTAACGTTGGAACGTTATCCCTGAAACAAAGGACTATGGAGTCTGTTAGGAGTGCTTTCCACGCTCAGCTGGCCACCGTCATGGACTCGCTTCTGGCAGCCGCTGTGTGCGAGATCGCCAAGATCTTTGAAAGCAGCCTGTGTGAACAGCAGGCGGAGCTAGCGCAGAAAACAGAGGAGATCTCCATCCTCCGAGGCAAGTTGGAGAAAGTGGAGAGGAGGCAGAAGGCGAAAGGTGGAGGTTGCGAGGAAGGGGAGATGTCatcaggagacagagagggaatcTTAAGGCCGCAGACCCTGACAGGATCAG TACTGAATGTGGGGAAGGCCATGTCTTCTCATTCAGACCCAGCAGAAGGACTGAGTCAGAGCCTCAGCGGCCTGAAAGAAGAGGTGTCAGGCCAGGATGGAGCTTCAGTAAAACATGAG CGTGCTGGATTGCAACCGACCCTGGGGTCTGTAGCAGTCCAAGTCCCAGAGGGAAGCATTGCTGCTGGGGACCAGAGGCAGAAAGATACACTGTCTGCCACACAAGCCAAGGCCAAAT TGTCTCATTGGGATCAGGGCAGTGCAGACCACAGATCCCTCCAGAATCAAGCCTCCACcccttttctctccatctcccaAAGCGGGCGTTGCTCCCCCAGGCCTGACCCAAGCCTAGCTCAACCAGGGGAGTGGTTACCACGGTTGGACACCACCCGGAGTAGGGTGTCCGGTCTGGAGAACCTGCAGGCAGATGGCACCAGCTGCTCTGATCCAGCTAGCAGCAGCACTGGCACAGACACACCCTGCTTTCGACCAGGTTTTGGCTCAGACGAAACCAGCAACGAAGATGACGACAGTTCTTTTCCTTTCCTGGACCAGGAGCCTGAGAACCACAACTCCAATCAGAACTCAGTACAGACCCAAGGTGTGGGGCATAGGGGGGCTCGGCAGGTTCAGCCCCAAGCCCCTTCTAGCGAATCACCATGGAGACCCAGAGATGACAGGGGTGGGAGAGGCCCCATAAATCACACACGGCGGGTCACAACCTTTGTCAATAGAGACCCTCTCCGACCACAATCCAATTCACAGTCGCTCACGTTACGGCATACAAACTCTCTCAGCCCCCCTCCAGCGCCTGGGGGAGGGAATGGACGACCTTACACCTGTCCATACTGTACCAAGTGTTTCACCTACCCCTCCCACCAGCGCAGACACCTTTTACGCCACACAGGAGTCAGACTGCATCCATGTCAGTTTTGTGACAAGAGCTTCCTCACTCCCTCTGAGCTTACTGTGCACACTCGCACACATACAGGGGAACGCCCTTTTGGCTGCGCTCAATGTGGTAAACGATTTGCCCGCAGCGGGAACTTAAGAGCCCACCAACGTGATGTTCACATGGGGAAGAGGCCCTTCGCTTGCACAGAGTGCGGGAAAAGGTTTGCCCACAGGGGGAACCTGAGAGTGCACAATCACAGAGTCCATCAAGGAGATCCCTACTACATGGATGATCAGCAGGAGCCTGACATAGGCCCTAATCCCAtttga